The Rhopalosiphum maidis isolate BTI-1 chromosome 4, ASM367621v3, whole genome shotgun sequence region CCAGaccgtatttttaataaataaaaaaataaataaatatagttcgaTATATGttgtgaatacattttttgaagctTGATCAAAAAAAAGACAGTTATTCCATACAAGattttctatgtataaattaattttacaataccattttgtaattttttaataatatatgaagtaaaaaccaatatgaaataagttaacaaaaacaatttattcaagATAGataatcataaacattataaatataaacataaacaaatataaacaaacaaacaaacataaacatattattattatataggtatatataatattgatacgtTTAAAATAGCGACTAAAACGGCTTCAACTATGCGTAGCACAGCGTAGCATTCGtctcataaatttttttttatgaatttttattatcattataatattattggtgggCAATTTCCGATCGATTGATCGGTAACGTAAATATAACATCATGACAACGCGTATGTTTTGACGACGTTGTTGTTTGCTTACTCagcaaagtattttaatttcgaaaaataaccgacgattttaatattttaacctaataatgtatatgacgTAGAtgtttttgtgattattttctttgttttaaccattctttaaaaaaagcataattcaatatattatacaaccgtcgagtataatataataattaataaatcacgTTTACGAAGATCTATCGattaactgtattataatattatttttaaatcaactatCCGTATCGTGTTTCGCTTTGGGACACCAAACTTTTTACACTGCTAATGTCTTGTaatctattattgttatataggtaataatattataatatatggtagtCGGACACAGCAGGTCTGTAGAAGTGTAGACCACGATtgctcattattttattgtctgtGCGTGTAATTTACGATAGTGTTTAAGACGCGTAAAAGTTTGCCTGCACCGCTGCAGTACCATAATAATTCAATGGACATTCAACGCACCTTGTGTGACACGCGCACCGGATATCGTTTGATGTGTCGGtctgaatttttttgttagacCAAAACAGCCGAATGAAGCCTACAACCGCCAATCATAATGTGCcaaatgtcaataatatgACGTGTTTAAAACGTCTACGCGTTTATGCTCGAAGTCGTACATGAAAATCAGTAAAAACGGTATCGCGGACGAATGTGTATAGGCAAATTCCGCTTAGATTAAACCAACGGCGACGACTggatatgaattaatattatattatattgcagaattaacgtatattgtattagcCGCCCCGTGTGTGAAGGAAAGCATTTTCTCTTTTGTAcctatacgaatatataaGTCGATAAAATGCCatttcactatatatatataatatgagttgtttaccaatttttattttcgtttttagtcattatttccgtaaattatacaaatatgtatgaaaAGACTTTTTCTTagaaataatcttaaattatgttttacaataataatattaatacggtcatcaataattttataaaatgtttattcatcCATAAACAATCAATgcgtaaatcattaaaatattcacaacGTGTCTAACgggatttttattctattaattaacaacacaaaaaacgattaattttgtattcaattttgtagATTTGTACGTTATCGAAATTCGCGGTCAGCGTCAAGTCGATTATACAACACATGAATAATTACGAATGTTGAAGACGTTTGTGGGTATCCAGTCCCGGATTCAGTTCGGTTGATCGAGTAGTAAGGTACCGGCTGATGAGAACTCAGCGCTTTGACATACCTAATCCAGCTATACCCGCCGGAGTTTACGACAAATAGTATCCGGGAACGATGTACATGAATTATATCTCCGAAGACTTCGAGGAGTCTTTCACAGTCATATCTTTGGCCATCTTTGTGCCGAATAGAATCTATGAAACCACCGGAACCCCCAAACAATACGGTAATAAATTTACGGAAATAAAATCGCCGGGCAGAATTCCTGCTTTACCTTTCTAACGGGgaactataatacattataaccaGTACCGAAGAAATGTTCCATTCTGCAGCACTAATTGTTACCGTAATTATGGTATGAGTTTGAAGCCGTCGGGGACAATTCTATATACTTGGCGAACGGCTCGAGAACAGCAATATAAAAGTGACAGGATAAGTCTGTGCACTACTGATTAACTGtgtgtaaaatttgaaatgaattataaaacgttactatttttaacatatttacatattatgtcattTTTGACGTTTGCATTGGCGATTCACTTTATACTCatgtaggtattattgtataatgtgttCGGGATTGTTGGATTTCtatgtttctaataaatagaaaacattAGGGAAGTAAAAAAATGGTTGAAATATTAATCCCACTTTATGTATCAAGACTATAagctgattttaatttttactcaaCTTGGTTAAAGTTGTAGAAGATTGTTAGAAAGGCACCATAgtggtttataaaatatattattgaaaaagtcgtaaaaaaatatctttgttcaaaaatgttgttaaatcaacaataattaagtatagaaatgaaatgaatatttattaaccgatttatcattattttggttAACATGACAACGAGTTTACCCGTGGTCCTTGAGGATGGCTGAATGGTCCGAAAGAAAGTACAACAGGCATTCATTATAAGAATTTGTTAtggaatttaatttgaaattttaaaaatagcggTATAAATGTGAAAAGATTGTGGAGAGTCGTgagataatatctatataataatcaaatgtattccattaaaataattgtgcaAATGTGCAATATTATGCAAAGCATGCAGTTTAGAACTATCACTTTAATTGCTTTGTTAATGTAGaacgaatattaatataattgcttatttaaaattaataaattaatatgaacacTTCAAAGTTCAAAGTCATAGaggttttatttcaaaactcaATGATGCGTGAAGAgctagtatatattaaattaatggatCATTTCATCATTCTCAAATCTATAGATACatgattgattaaatatagatcAGTCACTGTTTAAcgtgacaaaataatatgttgaaaataatacaaatattcaatcgttttaagaataacatatatgttaaattacaatttaatttatttgatgaaatactttgtgaaaatattgtatacaaactaATCAATAGGTGATTTTAgcactatttatataactacaaaacaattcaattactgttttatttaaatattgcatataCACTGTACATGATGACTTTGGTGACGGATGGTGCATTGGGCTACCACTAGGCACTAATTTAATCACTTCAATTAACCAGAGATTCATTAACTCCCTTTTAAACACTAATTATAAGCAAATTGTCTAGTTTCTCTTGATATGTGGTAGTTTTAAGCCTGGTATTTACGCAATGatcattatataggtaccactTTTATTTGCATTACTTCTAGACAAAAAATTTCAATCTgcgttaatttatttcaaaatattataaaattgtaatgtaatGCACGTGAACTCTAtctaaaaccaaatttatttatatgcagTGGCGTTCAAACCCTCCCCCTCTGAAATGTATGGTTGGTATTTGGTACTGGTattgattttgattgtataattaattggaatttaagaatggaaaaatttttttaacccttcctgaaattaatttctttatacGCCACTGTTTATACGTAATTTCAAAGATGTAATTCATGTAACATTGAGACAAGTGTGGAAAGACACGAAATATTTGGTTGTAATGGTTGTAGTCTTGTAGCCGTCATATTGGGTGTAAAACAGTGAATTAGGTACACACGGAAAATGACAATTCTTCCCTCGCAAAATTtggtaaaatagaaaatacacGAAAATGGTCATAAATAGATCTCCCcagcatattttaatgttgaaaaaaattatttcgataCTGTTACCAGTATTACCAAAAATGTTCAATCGTGAATAGATACGACAgtccatttataattaatacaataaatattttttttctttattagaaaaatagaagtaattacaatttatattcaatatgatacaataatcaaagtttgataatgttatacaaGGTGTGATGAGTGATGGCATGATAGTAGGAGGCATCCATTGATActacttcaaaataattttatacttgtgcCATGTGCAAGGTGcagttactttaatattaatcaataattctGTCATACCtatcatgttatttatttgtgtatatatttttaatagtaacttgaatagatagatagatagagCGCTAAACATACCTGCTATAACGCTATTTCCCCCCTTACATATTACTCAAAAACTTCATGATATggcactatattatatctatagaataattttagcaTATTATTGAGTGAttgaaattcatattataatattaatatttttttgtcatcttgttaaaaaaatgataatgtcTGTGAATACTGAATAGTGTGAATTGTggaaaaaattagttattacgatTTTGTTCAAGTTTttgtatactaatattgttCAATTGTGTTGGTTATTGttcttttatttgtaaacatatGATTTCTAAAGTcagtatttaaatgaaaaagtatAACTTTCCAACTATAACACTGTTAATTGATTATCTTAACCAaagttttgatatatttactgtaattttgtatacattagaACACTAGACATATTATGACTATATGAGTACgttctatttattatgattgtttaaaacaaaatacaatgtaaGAATGTTGTGGTGAATTAAACCCCTCAGGTTTGAAtgattagatattaaaattgcaaattgaattattttaaaaattacatatcaaAGAGgtattatacatcaatatGGACACAATGCACTCAAATATTGACTTGGCTTTATTTTCGATTAAGCAAAATGAAAGCATTGAGAACCGAGTTAATAAATACTccacaaaaattattctatcaaATTTTACAGAAGAAACAATTActagttataataaacatacattaaaaaaaaaaacgaatatacaatttcagaacactaataataatttttgtaatgttaTTAGTGCGCCTTCAATATGTAAGAACAAcacaattaaaagtaaaagttatttaaataatgatgattgtagcacaattaataaaattgatacttgTAAAAACGTTGTGATGAAAACAAATGatgaaattcatattaaaacaggcaataaaaacattcatctaaaaacaacaaataaaaagcaaaaaaatatatcattttcaaatgaaaagcTATGGGAAATTAATAGAGTTAATCAAatcttacataataaaattactaatgcAGTGAAACCTACTTATGCGAGGGTTAACCCTTCTATATCATTAGTTAAAGCCACATCAACAATTAATAgagagagaaaaaataaagacaTTGTTAAGGAGAATGAAGTAAgtcttaaacaattaaaaattattgttgaaaacagaaaaaatttagttttaaatctcagaaataacttttatattagaattttttgaGTTGATCACagtttttttgtcaataaatacacaatgtcaactatttaattattattttttttaaatttcttatattaGATTAGTATTTTGCTTAAGCcttaaactattttagaaTTTCCTGTAGATTGCTTATAATCACCAAACAACACATCCAAACTAAGAAGTTAgatttgttgttaaaatatgtattatacggaaatcaataaaaaaaaaacaaacttaaaAGACCAAAGaaacaatataaaagaaaaaaaattacattttttgaaagaattttgattaaatactaaaatatttaatatctttttatttatttacactttttataatgcttttattttatttaaaaaaaatatgtaaagtagttaaaataagtttataactgaacatttttatgtaaaccTTTAACTTTTTCTACCTTTGTTTCATTCTATActtgttatttaaatgaacaaaatgtattctattgATAGTcacaaatttatgtaaatgtcttagtgttcattttttataagtgggacatcttttgaaaaatagatcgaagaatacaatgtattatacaagaaatgtgtattgtattgtatacatgtatattataattaattagtaggaaaaaatattttacttgtaaaTGTCACACaaaaacttttactaattCTTCTAAATCCATATCTATACTAATCTAAATACCTTTAGAAATTTAGTACATTCTTGTTCCTTTTTctttgttgtatttttctacaatatgtattataaatatgttatttattgattgGTGAAGTATCTACttcttatatagtatattgtattagtttaaatgattaatggtataattaacttaacttCTGATTAgtttatttgaacaaaattatttattttaaaaatataaaaatacctacctattttttcagattcttGCCAAGAAGTTGAGGAATGTAAGATCAACCATCTTTAAGTGAATTGAAGTTTTTAATCCAATACCTATTCTTGATTTTGTGAAcaagattacatttttattttgcttgcacaagttatattttgtgtgtatTAACAAGTGTagattgatatttttgtttttctaatttctagttcaaaataatattgataattacaaattttgttcaatataaaaaaaatatatatattcattaatagattcaataagattcaatatatatacaatatacgattcacaatataatgtagctatatgattaaaatttattaaattcagttttatacaatttttatttttatttagttccaatgataattattgttgttacacattataaataatactttttttgaaatattaaatattatcaaactatTTTAGTTCCTATGAAGCATTAATGAGACGTTGAATCAACATTTTCCTTATTCATCCTTAGTCCTTTTCAAAGAAATAAGATTCAAAATCTaagaaaattatgataaaatacatgAGTAACTTGAAAAATTGCACATTGCTCAttcatatttgaatatttttaccatcaTATATACTAAAACTTGTTACATAAcccactatttaatatattttcatagtcagtgaaacaaaaacaaatgttaaagCAGACCTGTAGACATGTAGTCGACATAGCCCTACATGTGTGTAACATTTTAAAGCATGGTAGGATGGCCCTTTAAatctgttaaataaaatatgccaaaCCTTCTTACCAAAACCATATATTTCAAACGTTAGAATTTAGTCAAATTGTTTTTGCCCATCAGCACCTtagatcattttaatatattgcattgtATATGATCTAATTTAACGGGGAATAGTAATATTTCAgacagtaatatatttaaaataactattaatgagTAATATAACTTAGAaacgataattataaatataataaaacaataattttgtggCTGTGATACGTATGTACGTCACATTTATCAAGCCAGTGAAACAACGTCCACTAGTTAATACTacagaaacatattttaatataataaacgaataaatataaaatacattaaaatatttgaaattaaagatttgtttattttaatacataaatacgatCCGGCCGATCAGCAGACAGCGGTGTTCTATGATAACAGTACGGTCGATAAGGCTATTGGAATTCATCAGCTGTTCTGTCGTTTTATGATAAGCACgtctatagattattattgttatattttgtgataCTATCCTTAGGTGCTAtaggctatattattatattagcccATGACAAATATGACAAAGACAGACAAAAAGACAAAATACTtgcgttgtatattataatctatgatTGGTAAATCCTGtgacaataaaaattcacaattCACATACGTCAAACATCTTTGTCTTTAAGTCAATTCGTCGCAGACTGCACTACTGTACTTATGCAATACCGCGGTTGTTGCTGAACGAAGGACATCTGGAATTCTGGACCTATTACCTGAGCAATAGTACTgagtttttaaagtaaaaatttcgtCTGAAAGAGTGCATGAGCgtgataaattgttttgttatgcAATGTCTGTGTCTCTTTGTGTGCTGAGATTCGAACTGACCGAAAACGATACTCGACCAGCCGAAGCGCAGCAGCAGCAAACATTTACCAATTGGGGTAGGTACATCTAGTCATGTGTAAATGGCAGTGACATTGATGTTAAGTGgtcatgtacaataataattattgcatcGTTTGTTTGATACTCCACAGGTTCTGTCATtaacataatgtttattttatttatcattaaataacgaAGATACATTTACTATGGTCAAATAACCAACACAATTATGTTGTTGGGGATTGagttaataatgtttagaTCTTTGAATAGCAATAAGATTAAGCGTTTAAtgttttgtgtatatttaaagatattaatcGTGTTCTATTGTAGATAAACGAAAAATCATGTCTTGCCGTGGACAACGTAAATCCAGAGAATTAACAGTTGAGACATATGGTCGTGTTGACGATACAGCACCCGTTGAGCcattaattaaagaaaattctaaaaaaatagaatttcttAAAAAGCCCAGTGTCaaagtaataaattctaaaggatcaaagaaaaaaaagaaaaataaacaaaataatggtgAAAACCCATTAAATGCTGCAGAAcagataaattttatttcaggaAATCCATTTGTTGAAGTCACCAAAGGGGTCCTACATGTTTATAAAGAAAAGTAAGAACTGAGTTATAcaagtaataggtatataaattttttaattttaaaaccaaaaatttcaagtagatTGAATAGAATTAAGCACTGCTTTATAATTcacactaatatatatatatatatatcaaatttattgtttttcacaGCAAATTAACACCAGTTGACAATGCAAGTAATCGTAGTCAaatgatatgtattttgtCTATTCCTTCAAACATGAACTGCCATGACTTGCTTACTTTCATAGCTGCCTGTCAAGAGAACATTCATCACATACGGATAATCCGGGACGCTGCATCTCTTAATCAATACATGACACTTATTTCATTCAGAACACAAGTAAAcccaaattattatctatctagttataaataacaatttaaaccaCGTTTTTAAAGGAAGCGACAATGGATTTCTTTCATTCGTTCAATGGTATGCCTTTCAATTCGTTGGAGCCAGATTGCTGTTGTAATTTGGTTTTCGTATCCAAAGTTGAAGTGATAAAAGAAGATGAACCGGGTTGCAGTGCTCCTCCATCTCAGCATACTGAACTTCCTGTATGTGCTGTTTGTTTAGAACGCATGGATGAATCGGTGGATGGTATTCTAACAATACTTTGTAATCATTCTTTCCATGGAAATTGCTTGACTAAATGGGGTGATACCAggtaacaaaacaataatttatttttgtattttaaaatccaaatcaattgtacttattattttctcattCCAGTTGTCCAGTGTGTCGATATGTTCAAACACCCGAAACGATTCCAGACAACCAATGTCAGGAATGTCATTCTTCGGAGTCATTGTGGATATGTTTAATCTGTGGTTATGTTGGATGTGGTCGTTATGTACAAGGTCATGCTTACAAGTAAttactaacaatttttaagtaactGTTAActgatgtattaataaaatatatttatagtcattATTTAGAAACGTCACACTGTTATTCTATGAATTTGGGAAATAATCGTGTGTGGGATTATGTTGGtgataattttgttcatcGTTTGGTCCAAAACAAAGGAGATGGAAAATTAGTAGAAGGAAGATCCCCAGGAAAACTTGatgtaaatgttatatataacaaataattaatcaagacaacataatgttttataaaatataacataaatattgtatttaattattgttgtaggaTACAGatcaaaaaattgaatccGTTCAACTTGAATTTACATATCTCTTGACTACTCAATTAGAGTCGCAaaggaaatattttgaaaatcaaatgaaactatttgaagaaaatacatatgttgaagtaaatatatgtgtataattcaaatttaaattcaaaattactacaatcataagtataaataatagagtATTTTGAATgactatcataatttaaaaactttttcataaactgttgttaaatattgaaaaatgctGTTAGCTTTTACATGTAttaatgcaaataaaataaaataaattactttattagtattataaaacttaatttctagataaaaaaatgtagtatattatttttacatgaatttagacttattttattttgtattatcaaagcaaattaatatttatttgttatcttAACCACCAAATCTGTATACTCCAAGAGTacctttattaatttgattaattttttgtattgacatctttcaatttatattatgtttatatttattaccaattccacataaaaattattaaatattatgatataatatcaggCTGATTGTCAAAAT contains the following coding sequences:
- the LOC113556485 gene encoding BRCA1-associated protein, whose translation is MSVSLCVLRFELTENDTRPAEAQQQQTFTNWDKRKIMSCRGQRKSRELTVETYGRVDDTAPVEPLIKENSKKIEFLKKPSVKVINSKGSKKKKKNKQNNGENPLNAAEQINFISGNPFVEVTKGVLHVYKENKLTPVDNASNRSQMICILSIPSNMNCHDLLTFIAACQENIHHIRIIRDAASLNQYMTLISFRTQEATMDFFHSFNGMPFNSLEPDCCCNLVFVSKVEVIKEDEPGCSAPPSQHTELPVCAVCLERMDESVDGILTILCNHSFHGNCLTKWGDTSCPVCRYVQTPETIPDNQCQECHSSESLWICLICGYVGCGRYVQGHAYNHYLETSHCYSMNLGNNRVWDYVGDNFVHRLVQNKGDGKLVEGRSPGKLDDTDQKIESVQLEFTYLLTTQLESQRKYFENQMKLFEENTYVEINNVKAKAKAALEENEKLQKFVSSASKDGNMLEQKIEENKKLLERVNTITKEKNLLEKKVHNLTIKLDQTKTKLDEECQINSALQKNQNEWHLKFSNLEKNFNNYKTTKDQEIGELKEQVRDLMFFLEAQNTIDKSVDREDIVNGSVIVEQQNSSSQNKTPKNKKHR
- the LOC113558775 gene encoding uncharacterized protein LOC113558775, with amino-acid sequence MDTMHSNIDLALFSIKQNESIENRVNKYSTKIILSNFTEETITSYNKHTLKKKTNIQFQNTNNNFCNVISAPSICKNNTIKSKSYLNNDDCSTINKIDTCKNVVMKTNDEIHIKTGNKNIHLKTTNKKQKNISFSNEKLWEINRVNQILHNKITNAVKPTYARVNPSISLVKATSTINRERKNKDIVKENEILAKKLRNVRSTIFK